A stretch of DNA from Pseudonocardia hierapolitana:
AGCCGGTGGCCCCCAACACCACCGACGCGGTCACGCTGCCGCCCGGCTACGAGAGCAACGTCGTGATCCGGTGGGGCGACCCGGTCGTGCCCGGCGCGCCCGCGTTCGACTTCGACAACCAGACGGCGGAGGCGCAGGCCGCCCAGTTCGGCTACAACAACGACTTCTGCGGGCTGCTGCCGCTGCGTGGCCCGGGCGAGCGGTACCTGATGTTCTCGAACCACGAGTACACGATCGAACCGCTGATGTTCCGCGGCTACGACCCGGCCGACCCGACCGAGGAGCAGTGCCGCATCGGGCTCGCGGCCCACGGCCTGACCGTGATCGTCGTGGAGCGCGACCGCGGCAGCGGGCGGATCACGCCCGTGCTCGACCCGCAGTACAACCGCCGCTACACCGGCACGTCGGAGTTCGTGCTCGACGGCCCGGCCGCAGGCTCGGACTGGTTGAGGACCTCCGCCGACCCCACCGGCACCCGCGTGCTCGGCACGTTCAACAACTGCTCGGGCGGCGTCACCCCGTGGGGCACCTTCCTGTCCGGCGAGGAGAACTTCAACGGGTACTTCGCCAACGCCTCGTCGGTGACCGAGCCGGTGGCGGCGGACCGTCTCGCGCGGTACGGCGTCGAGGAGGCGGCCACCGAGCGGCTGTGGGAGCGGTTCGAGTCCCGCTTCGACGTGGCCCAGGAGCCGAACGAGGTCAACCGCTTCGGCTGGGTCGTCGAGGTCGACCCGCTCGACCCGGCGGCCCCGCCCGTCAAGCACACCGCGCTCGGCCGGTTCAAGCACGAGGGCGCCACCATCCGGCTCGCCTCCGACCGGCGGGTGGTCGCGTACATGGGCGACGACGAGCGGTTCGACTACGTCTACAAGTACGTCTCCGACGAGCCGATGGCCGAGGGCGAGACCCGGGCCGCGCGCGAGCACAACCGCACGCTGCTCACCCACGGCACGCTCTACGTCGCCCGGTTCACCGGCTCGAGCCCGGCAGGCGAGATCGACGGCAGTGGCAAGCTCCCCGCCGACGGCACGTTCGACGGGCGCGGCGAGTGGATCCCGCTCGCGGCGGGCGACCGGTCCTTCGTCGACGGCATGACCGCCGCCGAGGTCTACGTCTTCACCCGCGAGGCGGCCGACAAGGCGGGCGCCACCAAGATGGACCGGCCCGAGGACATCGAGGCCAACCCGCGGACCGGCAACGTCTACATCGCGCTCACCAACAACTCCGACCGCGGCAAGGCCGACGCCACCCGCACCGAGGGACCGGACGAGGCGAACCCGCGCGTCGACAACAAGCACGGGCACGTCATCGAGCTGATCGAGGAGGGGGACGACCCCACCGCCACGGCGTTCGGCTGGTCGATCCTGCTCGTCTGCGGCGACCCGAACGACCCGAACACCTACTTCGGCGGGTTCGACAAGACCCAGGTCAGCCCGATCACCTCGCCGGACAACCTCGCCTTCGACCCCTACGGCAACCTCTGGATCTCCACCGACTCCGGCCAGGCCCTGCAGATCAACGACGGCCTCTACGCCGTGTCGCTGGAGGGGGAGACGCGCGGGCGGACCACGCTCTTCGCGAGCGTGCCGGTGGGTGCCGAGTGCTGCGGCCCGGTCGTCACGGAGAACTTCGTGCTGATCTCGCCGCAGCACCCGGGCGACCTCGACGACGCGAGCCCCGACGCCCCCGCGAGCACCTGGCCCGACGGCCCCGGCGCCCAGCCCCGCCCGTCGGTGGTGAACATCTGGCGGACGGGCCGAGCGGGCCAGCCGGGCCGCATCGGCGCGTAGGCGATGTCAGCAAAGCCACTTTCATGACCTCTGGCGTCGTGAAAAGTGGCTTTGCTGACGTTCGCGGGGGCTACGAGCAGCGGTCGACCAGG
This window harbors:
- a CDS encoding PhoX family protein translates to MAQPRPSGRIPLPLLTKVHGGRQGLTCRYRCANACAHDEPNTSDNEYFGDVLARAVSRRGVLRAGAVLTLAAGTTTALAACSPGAESTEAEAAPGGPRGLDFEPVAPNTTDAVTLPPGYESNVVIRWGDPVVPGAPAFDFDNQTAEAQAAQFGYNNDFCGLLPLRGPGERYLMFSNHEYTIEPLMFRGYDPADPTEEQCRIGLAAHGLTVIVVERDRGSGRITPVLDPQYNRRYTGTSEFVLDGPAAGSDWLRTSADPTGTRVLGTFNNCSGGVTPWGTFLSGEENFNGYFANASSVTEPVAADRLARYGVEEAATERLWERFESRFDVAQEPNEVNRFGWVVEVDPLDPAAPPVKHTALGRFKHEGATIRLASDRRVVAYMGDDERFDYVYKYVSDEPMAEGETRAAREHNRTLLTHGTLYVARFTGSSPAGEIDGSGKLPADGTFDGRGEWIPLAAGDRSFVDGMTAAEVYVFTREAADKAGATKMDRPEDIEANPRTGNVYIALTNNSDRGKADATRTEGPDEANPRVDNKHGHVIELIEEGDDPTATAFGWSILLVCGDPNDPNTYFGGFDKTQVSPITSPDNLAFDPYGNLWISTDSGQALQINDGLYAVSLEGETRGRTTLFASVPVGAECCGPVVTENFVLISPQHPGDLDDASPDAPASTWPDGPGAQPRPSVVNIWRTGRAGQPGRIGA